The genomic interval GCGCCGGGTTAACCAGTCGCGCCTCGATCGTCAGGCCCGTGGCATGGGTGTGTTGCTCGGTTGGTCGGCGCTGAACATCGGGGTAGGCACCGCCGGCTACCTGGTGAGTGACGGCCCCCGGCGTTACTTCCACCAGATGAACGCCGCCTGGAACGTGGTCAACGCCGCCATTGCCGGATTCGGGCTTCGCGCTGCGTTGCGCGACGATGCATCGCGTTTCGATGGCCTGGAGACTCTGGAGGAAGGGCGCTCGTTTGAGCGCATCCTGGCGATCAATATCGGCCTCAACGTGGCCTACATGGCTTCGGGTGCGTTTATGTGGGAGCGGGGCCTGCGTCGTGATGATGATCGACTCCGGGGCTACGGGCCCTCGCTGCTGCTCCAGGGAGCGTTTTTACTCGTCTTCGACAGCACGCTCTTCGCGCTGCAGCGACGCGCCTCGGCGCGCTACCTCGAGGGGCTTCAGCTGGGGATGGAGCCCGAGGGAGGGCTGCATCTGGGGTACGGCGTGCATTTCTAGTATCGGCAGCATGAGCTCAAAGGATGGTTGTTACGACGCTGTGAGCAGACGTTGATGGCGCTGGATGCGAGATCGAGCGTGGCGCGGGCAAGGCGCAAAACTTGAGACGATGCTTTCGCATCATCGAGGCTTCGCGACGCTGCCCCCGGTGCTCTCGATGCAGGAGACGCGGCATCAACGATAGCTCACGGCGTAACACGAGGATGAACATGAGTGTGTTTTTCAAGGCGTTGCGTGACCTGCAGAGCTTGCAGCCGCAGAAGGAGCGACGCTGGGTCTACGTAGCCTACGATCAGCTCAACGCGGAGTTGGAGCCCCTGGCGTCGACCCCGGCCGAGGAGCTGGGACTGGTACTGATTGAGTCGCAGGCCAAAGGTCGCCGGCGAGCCTACCACAAGCAAAAGCTGCTCTGGGTGCTCGCCAGTCAGCGCCACTTTGCCCTGGAGCAGGCCCGACGCGGGGTGCACGTTCGCTACGCGGTGACGTCGGACGACTACGCCACATGCCTGCGGAAGCTAAGCGATGAGCTGGGGCCGCTGGAAGGGATTGAACCGGCGGAGCGGGAACTGCGCACTGAACTTCAAGCGCTGGTTGATGAAGGGCTGCTGAGCTGGCACAGCCACAGTGGCTGGCTCTCCTGCACCGAGGATTTTCTCAGGAGCCAGCGGCATAAGGAGGGGCCCTGGCGTATGGATGCGTTCTATCGCTTCATGCGTAAGAAAACGGGCCTCCTGATGGATGGCGGAACGCCTTGGGGCGGCCGCTACAGCTTCGATGATGAGAACCGTGAGCCCTGGTCGGGAGAGCCTCCTGCGCCGGAGATGCCGAACTTCGAACCGGACGCCATCACACAGGAGGTTGCGGCGTTCATCGCGTCGGAGTTCTCGGATCATCCCGGCGCGCTTCACCCCGAACACGTCGCCGCCAGCGCTGAGGACGTCGACGCGTTGTGGTGTTGGGCAAAAGAGGCCTGCATGACGCATTTTGGCCCCTACGAAGACGCGATGAGCCACCAATCGCGGGGAGTGTTTCATACCCGCATCTCGGCGGCCTTGAACCTGCATCGGCTGATGCCCGCGCGGGTCATTGAGGATGTGTGTGCCCTGGAGATCCCGCTCAACAGTAAAGAGGGATTTGTGCGGCAGGTCTTGGGTTGGCGCGAGTTTATGCGCCATGTGCATCGCCAGACCGATGGGTTTCGAGACCTGCCCGGCTCGTGGGCAGTACTCAATGCCGATCGCGCATCGCCGAACTTCCTGGAAGTCTTCCACGATCTTCCGCCAGCCTACTGGGGCGAGGCCTCCGGCCTTACGTGTCTGGACACAGTCGTCGAGTCCGTCCTCGACGAGGGCTACAGCCACCACATCACGCGCCTGATGGTGCTGGCCAATCTGGCGACCCTTCTGGATGTCGATCCCGGGCAGATCACCAACTGGTTCTGGGAGTTTTATATCGACGCGTACGACTGGGTGGTGGAGCCCAACGTGCTGGGCATGGGCGTCTTTGCGCTGGGGGACCTTTTTACGACCAAGCCCTACATCAGCGGGGCGAACTACATCGCGAAGATGAGTGATTACTGCGGGAAGTGCGCGTTTGACCCGGGCTCGAATTGCCCGATCCGCTCGCTCTACTGGGCGTTTCTCGCCAGGCATGAGGCGAAGTTGCGAGAGCAGGGGAGAATGAACCTTGTGATGGGATCGTTGCGGCGTCGCTCCGACGAGCAGCGCGTCGCCGATGCCCGGGTCTTCGAGGTGTTGTGGGCGCATCTCCAGCGCGGAGAACTCGCCGCACCGGCGGCGTTCCGGGAGAAGGGCGGCCAGGCGAGCCTCCCGGGGCTCTCGTCGTCCTGACATTGAGAGGGTTGGCCGAGAGGCCGGTTCAGTGTGTGGCAGGCCGACCGGGGGGCCGGCCTGCCGGGGTGGGTCAGGCCGACTCGGAGTTCGATGGCAGGGGGGAGTTGTTGGAGGAGCTGCGCGCACCGCGGTTGACCGCGTCGCGCACAAGCCCGAGAAGATCGTCCCGGCTGTAATGGCCTTTGTTGAGTACGTGGTGCACACGCTGGGTCAGCCGGGAGCGGTCGCGCTGGTTCAGATCCATGGCGGTGACCACGACCACCGGGATGTCTTTCCAGCGTGGATTTTCCTGAAGGCGATCGAGGACCTCAAAGCCGTCCATCTCCGGCATCATCAGGTCGAGGAGAATGAGGCTGGGCATGGCACCTTCTGCCAGAAGTTCCATGGCGACGCGACCGTTGGGGGCGCTCTCTACTTTCCAGCCGGCCTGGATCACAGTGCGCTCAAGCACGTCACGGGTGGCGTCGTCGTCTTCGACGATCATCAAGCTCTGGTTGCTCTTTCGCCCCTGGCCGAAGATGTCGAGCACGCGGGTCAGGCGGCCGCGATCCACCGGCTTGAGCAGGTACTCCGAGGCTCCCAGCGCGTAGCCCATGCTTTTGTTGCTGACGATGGTGAGCATGACCACCGGGATCTCTGCGATCTCAGGATCGGCTTTAAGCCGGGTGAGCACCGTCCAGCCGTCCATCTCGGGCATCATCACATCGAGGGTGATCACATGGGGCTGGAGCTCTCGGGCCATCTCCAGGCCTTCGGTGCCGCTGAGCGCAGAGCTGACGCGGTAGCCCTCGCGGTTGAGGAAGCGCCGCATCAACGCATGCACCGTGGGGTCATCGTCGATGACGAGCACCGATGGGGCGTGGTCGGGAAGATCCACGCTGAGGTCATCGATCTCCTCATCGAGAATGAGCGGATCGTTCTCGGCCACCTCGACCTTGCTGGGAAGGCGCACCCGGAAGGTGGAGCCCTCGTCGACCTGGCTTGTGACCGAGATAGCACCGCCCATCATCTCGGTGAAGTGGCGAGTGATCGTCAGCCCAAGGCCGGTGCCGCCGAAGCGACGCGTGGTGGACTCGTCGGCCTGGGTGAAGGCGTCAAAGAGGGCC from Lujinxingia sediminis carries:
- a CDS encoding DUF6992 family protein encodes the protein MREARTWRAGGLIKGALWAGALTAATFCAVAALSRPALASEQQGAQAEAEPEPGPRARSLLPPASAHVSPGVTRWPPPAELRRVNQSRLDRQARGMGVLLGWSALNIGVGTAGYLVSDGPRRYFHQMNAAWNVVNAAIAGFGLRAALRDDASRFDGLETLEEGRSFERILAINIGLNVAYMASGAFMWERGLRRDDDRLRGYGPSLLLQGAFLLVFDSTLFALQRRASARYLEGLQLGMEPEGGLHLGYGVHF
- a CDS encoding cryptochrome/photolyase family protein; translated protein: MSVFFKALRDLQSLQPQKERRWVYVAYDQLNAELEPLASTPAEELGLVLIESQAKGRRRAYHKQKLLWVLASQRHFALEQARRGVHVRYAVTSDDYATCLRKLSDELGPLEGIEPAERELRTELQALVDEGLLSWHSHSGWLSCTEDFLRSQRHKEGPWRMDAFYRFMRKKTGLLMDGGTPWGGRYSFDDENREPWSGEPPAPEMPNFEPDAITQEVAAFIASEFSDHPGALHPEHVAASAEDVDALWCWAKEACMTHFGPYEDAMSHQSRGVFHTRISAALNLHRLMPARVIEDVCALEIPLNSKEGFVRQVLGWREFMRHVHRQTDGFRDLPGSWAVLNADRASPNFLEVFHDLPPAYWGEASGLTCLDTVVESVLDEGYSHHITRLMVLANLATLLDVDPGQITNWFWEFYIDAYDWVVEPNVLGMGVFALGDLFTTKPYISGANYIAKMSDYCGKCAFDPGSNCPIRSLYWAFLARHEAKLREQGRMNLVMGSLRRRSDEQRVADARVFEVLWAHLQRGELAAPAAFREKGGQASLPGLSSS